GTCAAAATACAAGAGAAGATAACTGCAATAGGACACATTCAGTGCAGTTAATTCAGTACTTAATGCATTTCTAGTACTGTGGCTTGCCAAATATACGCAACCACCAGTTGTGTATCGCTCAACATTGCAAGTACTAGTTGAATAAGATGCAGTGAGTTGATAAGGCTCTTTCAAAGCCATGGAACGAGCTACGACTTATTAGTGTTGATTGCTGTTTGTATGTTGATATGGCTTTCCAGAATAGGAATATAGGATACCATCAGCATCTAAGCTAAAAAATTCAGAACCACCTAAGTGGCCTTTCCAAATATAATCATATAACACAAGAAATTCAAGAGTAAAAAGGTCACAAGGGGAACAGATTAGTTGGCGCACCTTAAGACCACCAGGTTTGTCACCAAAGCTGTTTATCTGGCCTCTCCTTGAGTTTAGGTCACCAATAACATCTCCCAAGTGCTCCTCAGGAGTAACAACTTCGACTTTCATAATAGGTTCTAGCATCTTTGGTCCAGCTTTTCTGATCCCCTCCCGGAAAGCTCCTCTAGCAGCCAGTTGAAATGCTAAGACACTTGAATCTACATCATGGTAAGAACCATCAACTAATACAGCACGCACATCTACAACAGGAAATCCTGCTAGAACACCATTACTCATACACTCCTCCAATCCTTTCATTACCCCTGGAATATATTCTTTTGGTACTGCACCTCCCTTGATTTCACTTTTAAACTCGTATCCACCACCAGACTCCATGGGCTCAAATCGTACTGTTATGTCAGCAAACTGCCCTTGTCCACCCGACTGTTTTTTGTGCACATACTTAACTTCTGTGACTCTAGAAATGCTCTCACGATAATTTACTTGGGGTGCACCGACGTTAGCTTCGACCTGTTGATCACAATTCAAAAGCAACTCAACTTAATTGAAGTCACACCAATAAACTTATAAGATACTGCACtttttaagacttcaaaaacaaaaaatatcacATTTCAAATGGaaagttttgaaaaagaaaggggTTAGTCCATTAGTCACTTCGCAGGTGCTGAGAGTGGAGAAAAAAGAACCTTAAAGAAGAAGATGCGTATCAAATAAAAATACAGTAACATATCAGCAGATACACATGTTTAGAAGTGCATGAATGTACAAGAATATGAGGAAAAGAGATCTTGCGTAGCTCGTAACGATTTGACAGAATAATGTGCATGATTTTCTATGTCTGATTGTACTTGGTTGATTTATACAGACAAAGGTAGAAGTCTCAGTGGCTGAGTTGTATGATTCTACATTAGAAAAAATTGATGTGACCGTTTCAAAAGCATCCATTTCCTATACAATGAACTTTTAAATTAAATTCGTAAACAGAAACATTAAAGGTACAAACCTTAAATTCCCTCTTGAGACGATCAACAATAATCTCGAGATGGAGTTCTCCCATTCCTTCAATTACAGTCTGGTTAACTTCTTCATCTCTAGAGAAGTGGAACGAAGGGTCTTCTTGAGCAAGCTTTATCAGACCAGTTGCCATCTTATCAATATCAGCTTTAGTCTTGGGTTCAATCGCAACCTTAATTACAGGATCAGGGAAGTCCATCCGCTCAAGCACAATAGGATATTCCGGATCACACAATGTTTCCCCTGTTATTGTATCTTTTAAACCTGCAAGAGCAACGATATCACCAGCTAAAGCGACCTTAACATCTTCTCTGCTGTTGGCATGCATTTCAAGAAGTCTACcaattctctctttctttcctttgtttGCATTCAATGCATAGGATCCTGCACTTAGCTTCCCAGCATACACTCTCACAAACGTAAGAGATCCCACAAATGGATCATTCATAATCTTAAAAGCTAGTCCAGCAAAAGGTTCGTCATCGTCTGCACTCCTCTCAACTGTCACTTCTGGGTTCTCAGGATCAGTCCCCTTCATTGCGGGGACGTCAAGTGGAGAAGGCAAATAATCAACAACAGCATCAAGCAGCGGCTGGACTCCCTTATTTTTAAAGGCAGAGCCACATAAAACAGGCACAAAACTGCTTCCAATGGCTCCCTTCCTAATTAATTTCTTAATGGTTTGCTCATCAGGCTCGACTCCTTCTAAGTAGCTCTCCATAGCCTCATCGTCTTGTTCAACTATGGTTTCTATCATTTGTGAATGGTAATCCTGAGCCAACTCTTCAAGGTCGGCTGGAATATCCTCGTACGAAAATTTGGCACCCAGTTCTTCTCCTGACCAAATCACAGCTTTCATCTTGACGAGATCAACAACTCCTTGAAATCTATCTTCAGAACCAATGGGCAATTGAATTACAAGTGGTTTAGCTCCTAGGTTGGTTACTATCATGTCTCTTGTTCTAAAAAAGTTTGCACCAAGCCGATCCATCTTATTCACAAAGCAAATTCTAGGTACCCCATATTTATCTGCTTGCCTCCATACAGTTTCAGATTGTGGCTCCACGCCGGCAACGCTGTCAAACAAACATATAGCGCCATCCAAAACCCTAAGTGCACGCTCCACTTCTAGTGTGAAATCGACATGGCCAGGGgtatcaataatattaatccGGTGTTTGTTCCAGAATGTGGTAGTAGCAGCAGAAGTGATGGTAATCCCTCTTTCTTGCTCTTGCTCCATCCAATCCATTGTAGCTGTTCCCTCATGTACCTCTCCTATTTTATAGTTTCTCCCAGTGTAATAAAGAACTCGTTCAGTAGTAGTGGTCTTTCCAGCATCAATGTGAGCCATAATCCCAATATTTCGATAATCTTGTAATGGCACTGCACGCTTTGACTCTggacaaaaataaaagaagtcaTCTCTGCCACATTAGCTAATGCATTGAATTTATACAAGCTCTAGCAGCATGATACGCAATAGAAGTGTTCTTATATCCACTCGAACTATGCAATCAAAAACCAAGATGAATGAAGAAATAATATCGACAGTGAAGTACTACCCCAAGGtaatattttgaatttctcCACATGAAAATAAACAATCAATTGAAAGATACAGAATGGGCAACATAAATCTTGTTTTTCATGGGAATCCGCTGAGGCTGGTTTTAATAGCCATATGGTAAACATGAGCAGACTATGAATAGCAAAATATAAGGTTATTTAGTTAGTTCGAATTCTCAGAGTATGAGCCTTGGAAACCATATAAGGTTGAAAGAGAAGTTGGTAGATAACACTAGTTTTGTTCACAAAAGATATATTTACACAACCAATAATAACAAGAGAACACCAATATATCTAACACTTGCGTTGCAGTCAATCTAATACCCAAAATATTGGAACTTTAGCTgaataaaaacataaacaatCAAACCCACTTCGTAATGGCAACTGTATGCCATGTCAAAGGTTACACATCATTGAGAAACTAACAAAACTCAAATTCCATACAGGCACTACTACATAGTCAAATACGAAAAGATAAACGAAAATTAGAGCAAGAATTATCTGTTGCTCAAattcaaataatccaaataaaattCAATATAACATGGAAAACAGAATTTTAGCTAAGCAAGATAATATGCGTGAGAAGGGAAAGACCTTCAGTAGCCATGGCAAATACAGAGAATTTTCCCCGGCTCCGTTGGCGTAAAACGGGAAGCTTCGAACCAATTCCCTTGCTGCCAAAGAAATGCGAACGAGAAGAGCAAATTGATGAACGAGTAGAGACTCTAGGAGAAAGACCCAGAAAACGAAATTTAGGGCAGAGAGGGATAGGCCTCCTCTGAGAACCATTGAAGCTGCAAACTGTAGAACCCGAACCAGTTACTTTGAAAGTCTCAGCAGCCATTTTCTTTGTCTCCCGTTCTCTCTACCCTCTCTGGTCTGGAGTGTTGAGCACCGTAAGGTGGGGATAACGAGGAAAAACTTATTCATCACAAATAAACTGCAAATATGCATCAGGATGTATGTGTGATGGGCCTCATTTGTGTTGCAAAGTGCAAACCTTGTAGTCATAGACAGATCCAATACCGAAAGACTGGGGCTGGCCGTGGCCCAATTTCCTAAGCCCATGAGTGACATAGGGTTGAGCCTTTTgaagttttcatttttcaatcataaGATTATTGTGGGCTTTCTAGGGTCGAATGTCTAAGGCCCAAAATACTTTTTTAGTTGACATTTTTGTAGGGATTCAAATGAGAATGACAACTAATCCCAAAGGATTGGCCGAGTTGGTTTCTGTTATTCCATGTAAATTTATGAGTCCTAAGTTCGAAACCTCTCCCAATACTTTGGAGCCACATCACATCATAAAATGCCGAAGACTTATCATGATCCCATGTAACGAACTCTAAGTGCGGTGCACAGATTCATTAATCGATAATATAAATGTATGACAAACTAAAGATCCAACATATCACAAGATTGAGGGTTAAAATGGAGGTAAAGTGTTTGTTTGGTGAGGCGTTATAGCCAACGGTTCCACTGTGCGGCCACTAGCATTCAACGCCTCACCAGACGACCTATTCTCCATTTAGTAAAGCGattgaattgattttcaatgctaatcTAAAAgctatgagaaaaaaaaaattgtgtcatATGTTGTGCGGTGTTCGACGAACTAAAAGTTGACGCTAGCTTATAAGCGGATGAATAAAAGTATTATcttaaatttataatattatatttttattttataataaattttgttattaaatttaatctaatgaatataatttattattaaaattaattttaagtataaattataaatttttatatCAATCATACTATATTATTAATAAAatgatattataatattatattaatattaataataaaatttatatcTAAATTAAAATGATTGTCTTAATATTAACACTTTTATAGTTCActtatttattataaatatttttgttgttatattattttattaaatataaactATTATAAAAGTTGGGTCCATGttagtttaaattttaaaacaaataaaagaatttaaCATTTATTTGAGAGCCCCACGTCAAAATGGCGCTTCTTTTGGCGGGAGCCACTTATTTGGTGGAGCGTAACCGCAAAGCGGCTTTGCTAACAGTTCTACCTCACAACAAGACACACGCCTAGTGCCTGTTGACATGTGACATGTGAGGCTCATCTCTCAATAACTCTTCTTTCCTTTTGCTTGACATGTGAAGCCCATTCTCAATAACTCttcttcacattttttttgaagTCTACACTGCCCAGCCAAAAGTGACTCAGCCGCCATGGAACAAAAAACACAAACTTCATTCAACATATACCTACAGTCTTATACCCCTCTTGCCTCTTGGATGcctaaagggcaattgtatatatacataataacTAAActaaagataaaatttaaaataaaattgctTGAAATTAAGTGGCTTCGaatccttcttcttcttgtgttATTAAATTTAGCAGTACATGCATACAACTATACATACATGCGTACCTACGtacgtacatacatacataccccTCTTGCCTCATTAATCAAGCCAAGGCAGCTTGAGAGGAGGCATAGTTGTTAACAAGAGCCAAAGCATTGCTAGTCAAACGAGAAACTCTCAATATATTTTTCCTAACCAACATCTTCACTCTTCCTTTCATGGCCTTACCACCAAACCCATCCATACAAGTATCATCATCTGTCAATGCCGCACTAACCCATGTCTCTATATCGTTCATTACAATCCCAAAACTCGGTCCTCCTCCGGCACGACCCATCTCTTCAATTGACCTCTGCAGCTCATCAACAGAGTCACCCAACACTTCAACACAATCCGCCACGGCTGCAGCCACTCTGGGTCTCAAATTGTGGATTCTTGATATCCTCTTCATCAATTTCGACGTCGATTGGGTGGAGATATATGTCACATTGAGAGCAGTTGTGGCTAGTAATTTGGGGTCACCATTGATTTTGCTTGCATAGGTTGAGAGAGATTTGTAGCACAATCTGGGATAAGTTGTGTTGGTACATGACGTCTTGATGTActctttgttttgttcttcataGATTGGAAATCCATTGGTGAAACAGAGTAATTGGGCCAGAAAAAGCAGAGTAGGAACTGCATAAACTGCAAAACTACCTTCCATTGGAGGGTGTTGATGAAATTAGAAAGGGGAGAGTGTGTGatttatagaaaagaaaaggcttaATTTTGTGGTTCCCATAACCCGGTTTAAGGATGAAAGGACAAGGTTAGTAACTGCATAAACTTACACAAGAGAATGTAAGAAGAGTCACCATATGTAAGTGAACAATCATGGACACTGTTTGATGACAGCCTGCACTTTGTCCTTCCAATTTTGGGGacccaaagaacaaaaaaaacagcTCATTGAAAATACAATTGGTCTTCCATCACATTTAGATTATCATTTGTTTGCAATAGAGGCCATGCACCGATGCACCGGGTTTTGGCCCCATCATTAGCTGGTAAATTTATGTGCGCATAGGTAGGGATGTAGTCAGGATTTTGAATGAGGGATTGAGGGGGTTTGGGGGCAACAccgagggaaaaaaaatttcggcTATTTGTATGTCATTTATTAACATCCAATGCAGTAAATATGACCattttaattgaaatatatatatatattattttatattattgaaAAAAGAAGACAGATAACAAGCAAcacaaaaaattacaattattaGTTTGAAAAATTAATGAGTAATCATGAAATAATAGAGTAAATAACTGTAATTTAACTATAATTAGTTCAATTATGAATTAGCGATACgtaacaatatatttttagggttatttatatatgttgtttgttAAAAGCACCATGTagcttgtgtgtatatattatagaggaattctcacataagagtataatgtaagggtgtaaaataagggtttatgtttacactattgatttgaaacatgtgggacccaaaacaaTGAACTCCACTTGCCATCTCATTCATCCGCACCATTAAAACGTaactcttattttacacccttacattaaacTCTTATATGAGAATTCTTCATAGAGAggaaaatataattttcaaaaaattccaAGGGAagcatatattcatatatatatacacacacacacacatatatatacacagtagtgctaggtagctcatatagtggtagcccatgagagcctaagtctcttaaacgaaattttaaaacattttaattctcaaaatacatgttaaattttttaaaaaatttacatattcagaatcagcacataaaactctttctaacaagatcaattgtcaatgagttttatcgggtaaatcttaattccattattttttttcaatgaaatttcaaaaacaaatgaattcagaactaaaacaataaatatatatatatacatacacagtaGTGTTAGGTAACACATATAGTGGTAGCTCATGGGAGCCCAAGTcacttaaatgaaattttaaaatgttttaactctcaaaatacatgttaaattttaaaaaaaattacatattcagaatcaacgcataaaactctttctaacaagatctattatcgatgagttttatcgggtaaatcttaattccattgtttttttcaatgaaatttcttaatttctttgtttttttaaatgaattcagaactaaaacaatgaattttaaactgtgttttaaaaaaaataaaatctatattaaaacaataaattttggacaatgaattatgggataaaagagtgtaaataaaattattccattaattaaataaatgaaataaacctGTTGGGTTCCCATGTGCTACCAAACATATGAGCTACATGACGTtttcgatatatatataattttaaaaaagaccAAGGGGGTTGGTCCCTTGGTGGCTCCATCCATGCACGCTGACTTAACGATTCAAGTGTATATttatatcggatgttcaaagaacaaatttgtataGTATCGTTATCGATTATTAAAAAAGCGAGAGAGATCAAAGATAATCTTATCATGTGATACATGTAATTCAAGTGTATCAGCAACCAAGGGATAAATTCAAATTCAAGAATTAAAATACAAGGTGTGTTTTGATAAtcattgaaagaaagaaaaaaattaaaaaaaaaaacaaggaagAAAAATTGGTatcttgttagttgttactcTCAATCACAATCAACCACCAAAAAATCAtgcattttaattaaattattatgtaTGGGCAAGAGTTGCCAGttgtttgtttatctttctAATCAATCCTTTTCATTGATAGGGAAATGAAAAATCAGGACCGAATCAGGTATTATCTGGGGCTGGACCTATTCAATCAATCAACCCACATTTTGTTGAAGTACCTATATAATAATGAGAGATACTAATGAGAGGTGATTCGACTgataattgattgggttaggtatatgtgtgtccaaaaatcgatttcaatgagaagtAAATTTCTTAATGacatttaaaaaacaaattgtAGATTGCTTAGATTGACCCATCATACCAGAAATTTGTAATTAAAAAATCCCAAACAAAATTATGATTGATGATTCATATGTACCAAACCCTTCCTAACTGAATAGCTACCTTCaaagattgaattttttttaggggTTCCCTCTTTATATACTCATGAAGACTTGGCGATTTGAAGAACTTGAAGGATTCATGCCTAACCAACTCAACTGTTCTAATTTAAGTAACGAAGTTGTATAGACACTGATACAAGTTTGTCTTCCTTTGTACGTCGTATACATGTGTTGTGAGTTCAGTGAGTGAAGCTTATAGCGTCAATTGTTCCTAGTGTTGTGGACGAAAAAATTATAGAGAAAAAGAATAACGAGATAGAAATTCACAATATAAAAATTTACGTGGTTTGGTCGATTGTGTCTACATTCACATGGTTACATATAATTTTCACTAATTTAAGAAGACAAGTACAGTGGCGGCTATATGATTATTAACCACCACTAGCTCCATCTGGGGCCGGACCTATTCAATCAATCAACCCACATTTTAGTGAAGTACTTATCTGGTGATGAACGTGTATTggcaataaaaattaattaatatggtAGATTGCTTAGATTGGACCCATCATACCATAAATTTGTAATGAAAAAATTCCAAACAAAATTCGGAAAATGTCATATAAGTATTCTCTTGACAAATGTGGGACACTTAGCATCCCCAACGGTAGCAAAAAATGTAACACTTGATAGTAGTGTCAAAAACTAATATCAAGTATTTGTGCTACAATGGTAACATATTTTCAAGCACTCCATAACACCAACTATTAGCTGCTTTCCCTTCATCTTTATTTCTCTTACTCTCTCTTAAGTACATGTGGTGAAATTTTATTGGTTTATGTGGGTACTATTCACAACCTAAAGGATATTCTAAATCCCAAATGTCTCTAAAATTCtcatgtgttttcaagtgtcaATTTTCGTCCATTGTAGAGCTTTAACactccaaaatctccataaaaGAGTGCACTTGAAAATGTGTCCACTGGAGTTGCTTAGGtccaattaaaattttatttccatATAAGTACCTCTTTTCCACATAAATGcctcttttaaaaattaaaaattacataatcacatattttcccttctttttcaaTAGGCATAGATCTAAGAAATACCTAGATCTAAGATACCtatcctccatctccaccaccgccaccgaCCGCCTCCATCGCCATCGTCGCTCCTCCACCATCATCttattcattttcttatttttattattctttgttttcatCGTCTTAGATCTGAGATGTAATCTTAGTACAAATATGAGATCGTATAGTTATGATTGATGTCTAGTTTTTTCATACATACCAAACCCTTCCTAAATGAATAATTACCTACAAAGATTGAATTTCCTTTTAGGGGTTCCCTCTTTATATACTGGTGGAGGCTCGACGATTTGAAGAACCGGAAGGATTCATGCCTACCATTCAAGTTTTATAAATTAAGTAACAAAATTGCGTAGACACTGATACAAGTTTGTCTTGCTTTGTATGCCATATATATGTCTTGTGAGTTCAATGAGTGAAGCTTCTTAGCTTAAGTTGCTTTTAGCGTTGTGGACGAAAAATTATAGAGAATAGAAAAAGAGtaacaagaaaaaaattcacGATACAAGAATTTGTGTGGTTGGACCAATTGTGTCTACATCCACTTAGTTGCATAAATTTTTCACTATTCAACAAGAAAAGTACAATGTGACAGCTAAGGATTACTAACCACTACGAAACCCTACACTGTAAATATATAAGCCACACATCTTCATCTAGTCGGATCATCAAATCGAGTCACCCCACGCAAATAGAATAAACCAAGCTTCACACAAAAAAAGCCCAACGTTTAGTATATCTACTTGTGGCTCTATCTGGAAAGCAAAATGAAGCAGCCcaaataaatttcttttgaacCGCAACAATCTTTATCGGGTCGGGTCATCAAATCAGGTCGTCCCGgtagaaataaaataaaccagGCTCCACACAAAAGAACCCAACATTTAATATATCTACTTGTGACTAGTTAGAAAGCAAAAC
This DNA window, taken from Tripterygium wilfordii isolate XIE 37 chromosome 20, ASM1340144v1, whole genome shotgun sequence, encodes the following:
- the LOC119986475 gene encoding elongation factor G-2, chloroplastic; this encodes MAAETFKVTGSGSTVCSFNGSQRRPIPLCPKFRFLGLSPRVSTRSSICSSRSHFFGSKGIGSKLPVLRQRSRGKFSVFAMATEESKRAVPLQDYRNIGIMAHIDAGKTTTTERVLYYTGRNYKIGEVHEGTATMDWMEQEQERGITITSAATTTFWNKHRINIIDTPGHVDFTLEVERALRVLDGAICLFDSVAGVEPQSETVWRQADKYGVPRICFVNKMDRLGANFFRTRDMIVTNLGAKPLVIQLPIGSEDRFQGVVDLVKMKAVIWSGEELGAKFSYEDIPADLEELAQDYHSQMIETIVEQDDEAMESYLEGVEPDEQTIKKLIRKGAIGSSFVPVLCGSAFKNKGVQPLLDAVVDYLPSPLDVPAMKGTDPENPEVTVERSADDDEPFAGLAFKIMNDPFVGSLTFVRVYAGKLSAGSYALNANKGKKERIGRLLEMHANSREDVKVALAGDIVALAGLKDTITGETLCDPEYPIVLERMDFPDPVIKVAIEPKTKADIDKMATGLIKLAQEDPSFHFSRDEEVNQTVIEGMGELHLEIIVDRLKREFKVEANVGAPQVNYRESISRVTEVKYVHKKQSGGQGQFADITVRFEPMESGGGYEFKSEIKGGAVPKEYIPGVMKGLEECMSNGVLAGFPVVDVRAVLVDGSYHDVDSSVLAFQLAARGAFREGIRKAGPKMLEPIMKVEVVTPEEHLGDVIGDLNSRRGQINSFGDKPGGLKVVDALVPLAEMFQYVSTLRGMTKGRASYTMQLAKFDVVPQHIQNQLASKEQEVAA
- the LOC119987235 gene encoding 21 kDa protein-like, with amino-acid sequence MEGSFAVYAVPTLLFLAQLLCFTNGFPIYEEQNKEYIKTSCTNTTYPRLCYKSLSTYASKINGDPKLLATTALNVTYISTQSTSKLMKRISRIHNLRPRVAAAVADCVEVLGDSVDELQRSIEEMGRAGGGPSFGIVMNDIETWVSAALTDDDTCMDGFGGKAMKGRVKMLVRKNILRVSRLTSNALALVNNYASSQAALA